From Allofrancisella guangzhouensis, a single genomic window includes:
- the lpdA gene encoding dihydrolipoyl dehydrogenase gives MSDIKTQVVVLGSGPGGYSAAFRAADLGLEVTLIERYENIGGVCLNVGCIPSKALLHIVKVINEARHLAADGILEMGDIKINKDKILKYKNDVVSKLTSGLKGMAQMRKVKIVQGYGKFVSDKELAVESADGKVTKITFDNCIIAAGSSVINLPFVPKDDRIIDSTGALEMKEIPETMLVVGGGIIGLEMAQVYSELGTKITVVEFADQLMNGVDKDIVKAYEKMNKRYEVRLKTGVTAMDARKDGIYVTMEGQHSAKEERYDRVLMAIGRKPNGKLIDAEKAGVRVDEKGFIPVDKQLRTNVSHIFAIGDIIGQPMLAHKAVPEGRTAAEVISGLNHSFDPLVIPAVAYTDPEVAWVGETETSAKAKGIKYEKGVFPWAASGRSLSIGRSEGMTKVLFDENHRIIGASIVGTNAGELISEAALAIEMGCDAEDIALTVHPHPTLSESLMMATEVFEGTATDLPPQKKS, from the coding sequence ATGAGTGATATTAAAACACAGGTTGTAGTGTTAGGTAGTGGTCCTGGTGGATATAGTGCAGCTTTTAGAGCGGCTGATTTAGGATTAGAAGTTACTTTAATAGAAAGATATGAGAATATTGGTGGAGTGTGTCTAAACGTTGGTTGTATTCCATCCAAAGCATTACTACATATTGTAAAAGTTATCAATGAAGCTAGACATCTAGCAGCTGATGGCATCCTTGAAATGGGTGATATCAAAATTAATAAAGATAAAATTCTTAAATATAAGAATGATGTTGTTAGTAAGCTTACCAGCGGTCTTAAAGGCATGGCTCAGATGAGAAAAGTTAAGATCGTACAAGGTTACGGTAAATTTGTATCTGACAAAGAGCTTGCTGTAGAGAGTGCTGACGGTAAAGTAACTAAAATAACTTTTGATAATTGTATTATCGCTGCTGGATCTAGTGTGATAAATCTACCATTTGTGCCAAAAGATGACAGAATTATCGACTCAACTGGTGCTCTTGAAATGAAAGAGATTCCAGAAACTATGCTTGTAGTTGGTGGTGGAATTATTGGTCTTGAGATGGCTCAAGTATACTCTGAACTTGGTACAAAGATTACAGTAGTTGAATTTGCTGATCAGCTTATGAATGGTGTAGATAAAGATATAGTAAAAGCTTATGAGAAGATGAACAAGCGTTATGAAGTTCGCCTAAAAACTGGTGTCACAGCTATGGATGCTCGTAAAGATGGTATCTATGTAACTATGGAAGGTCAGCACTCAGCTAAAGAAGAAAGATATGATAGAGTGCTTATGGCTATTGGCCGTAAGCCAAATGGTAAGCTAATTGATGCCGAAAAAGCTGGTGTAAGAGTTGATGAAAAAGGGTTTATTCCCGTTGATAAGCAACTTCGTACAAATGTGTCACACATCTTTGCAATAGGTGATATTATTGGTCAGCCGATGCTTGCACATAAAGCTGTCCCAGAGGGAAGAACTGCTGCTGAAGTTATTTCTGGCTTAAATCATAGTTTTGATCCTTTAGTGATTCCAGCTGTTGCTTATACTGATCCAGAAGTTGCTTGGGTAGGTGAGACTGAAACTTCAGCTAAAGCTAAAGGTATTAAGTATGAAAAGGGCGTTTTCCCTTGGGCTGCTAGTGGTCGATCATTAAGTATTGGTAGATCAGAGGGTATGACAAAAGTATTATTTGATGAGAATCACAGAATTATTGGTGCTTCTATCGTTGGTACTAATGCTGGTGAGCTTATTTCAGAAGCAGCTTTGGCTATTGAGATGGGTTGTGATGCTGAAGATATCGCTCTTACAGTTCATCCACATCCAACTTTATCTGAAAGCTTAATGATGGCTACAGAAGTTTTTGAAGGTACTGCAACAGATCTTCCTCCGCAAAAGAAAAGTTAA
- a CDS encoding 6-pyruvoyl trahydropterin synthase family protein: MNSLSTVIELFREDMKFSAAHFTIFSETQRECLHGHNFQVYAIITAPVIGNNLSFDYTICRKEILNLCYSLNERCLMPSKSPYLKIEKQHRCYMIKFDKTKFVLPEEDVLLLPIKNITTEGLAQWFVKTIASNKDFYGLEDAEILTIKIATAPGQYASATVLLKEFN; this comes from the coding sequence TTGAATAGTCTTTCTACTGTTATTGAGTTATTTCGCGAGGATATGAAATTTTCGGCAGCCCATTTTACTATTTTTTCTGAAACGCAGCGAGAGTGCTTACATGGACATAATTTTCAAGTTTATGCAATCATAACGGCTCCTGTTATAGGTAATAATTTATCATTTGACTATACTATTTGTCGAAAGGAGATTTTAAACTTATGTTACTCACTAAATGAACGTTGTCTTATGCCTAGTAAGTCGCCTTATTTAAAAATAGAAAAACAACATCGTTGTTATATGATAAAGTTTGATAAAACTAAATTTGTACTTCCAGAAGAAGATGTTTTGTTGTTGCCTATTAAAAATATTACCACTGAAGGATTGGCACAATGGTTTGTAAAGACAATCGCTTCCAATAAAGACTTTTATGGTTTAGAAGATGCCGAAATTCTTACAATAAAAATTGCTACAGCGCCTGGTCAATATGCTAGTGCAACGGTTTTGCTAAAGGAGTTTAACTGA
- a CDS encoding SDR family NAD(P)-dependent oxidoreductase translates to MSKLAIVTGGSKGIGKEVVNQLLHQGWQVMNLSRTFCELPGVINCEADLSRDDLKEILSLSLAPYLKDRKKVCIVHNACAYFSGTTLNVSSQELKQAWQVNITAPIFINQIIIPFMLPGSSILYVGSTLSEMAVPNCLPYVITKHASVGLMRSTCQDLSKKGIHTCCICPGFTNTETLQQHLREGGRHIDQAIENVAMKRIIDPKEIANFITYCVETPIVNGAVLHTNLGYINQ, encoded by the coding sequence ATGAGTAAGTTAGCAATTGTAACGGGTGGTAGTAAGGGTATCGGTAAGGAGGTAGTTAATCAATTACTTCATCAAGGTTGGCAAGTAATGAATTTATCTAGAACATTTTGTGAATTACCGGGAGTAATTAATTGTGAAGCAGATTTAAGTAGAGATGATCTTAAAGAAATTTTATCGTTAAGCTTGGCTCCTTATCTAAAAGATAGAAAGAAAGTTTGCATTGTACATAATGCTTGTGCTTACTTTTCTGGCACAACTTTAAATGTTTCCAGTCAGGAACTTAAACAGGCTTGGCAAGTTAATATTACTGCACCTATATTTATCAATCAAATTATTATTCCATTTATGCTTCCTGGCTCTAGTATTCTTTATGTGGGTTCAACACTCTCCGAAATGGCAGTGCCTAATTGTTTGCCTTACGTTATTACTAAACATGCAAGCGTTGGATTAATGAGATCAACTTGTCAAGATTTAAGTAAGAAGGGTATCCATACTTGTTGTATTTGCCCTGGATTTACTAATACTGAGACTTTGCAACAGCATTTAAGAGAAGGGGGTAGACATATAGATCAAGCCATAGAAAATGTTGCGATGAAGCGGATTATTGATCCTAAAGAAATAGCAAATTTTATTACATATTGTGTCGAGACACCTATTGTAAATGGAGCAGTATTACATACTAACTTAGGTTATATTAACCAATAA
- a CDS encoding helix-turn-helix transcriptional regulator, with translation MINYFPDNVEALEFAKSMKTFMLNVIADLSKNTYVDNFDYIKFHKNGSILNLATNIKLLEYRFRNNIKYKILFEGLIKEEIIGKPHIYLWPNEPSNQIMKVLFEFGMSNGCSIFICNKNFIEVFSFSSSKGISLNNLYTNKFSYLKQFIAFFKSMYLRYVSISGKEVEYIKTDLKFPKVVKKESKSFEMPKKIYIAENVFLTHKELEVCKYFLKGYSNKKIAQILCKSLRTVETNLNTVKNRLNLNFRDDIVDFFADKYWIVDSL, from the coding sequence ATGATAAACTACTTTCCTGATAATGTAGAAGCTCTAGAATTTGCTAAAAGTATGAAAACTTTTATGCTTAATGTTATAGCTGACTTAAGTAAGAACACATATGTCGATAATTTTGATTATATTAAATTCCATAAGAATGGAAGTATCTTAAACTTGGCAACTAATATAAAGCTTTTAGAATATCGCTTTAGAAATAATATCAAATATAAAATTTTATTTGAAGGTCTGATCAAAGAAGAAATTATTGGAAAGCCACATATATATTTATGGCCTAATGAACCAAGTAATCAAATAATGAAAGTGTTATTTGAGTTCGGTATGTCGAATGGATGTAGCATATTTATTTGTAATAAAAATTTTATAGAAGTATTTTCTTTTTCTTCTTCAAAAGGTATATCACTCAATAATTTATATACAAATAAATTTAGTTACTTAAAACAATTTATAGCTTTCTTTAAAAGCATGTATTTAAGGTATGTATCAATATCAGGTAAAGAAGTCGAATATATTAAAACAGACCTTAAATTCCCTAAGGTAGTTAAAAAAGAAAGCAAAAGTTTTGAAATGCCAAAAAAGATTTACATTGCAGAGAATGTATTCCTAACACATAAAGAATTAGAAGTTTGTAAATATTTTTTAAAAGGATATTCGAATAAAAAAATAGCTCAAATATTGTGTAAATCTCTAAGAACTGTTGAAACTAATCTCAACACTGTTAAAAATAGATTAAATCTAAACTTTCGCGATGATATTGTTGACTTTTTTGCTGATAAATATTGGATTGTAGATTCATTGTAA
- the aceE gene encoding pyruvate dehydrogenase (acetyl-transferring), homodimeric type translates to MSDFTKDIDVLETQEWLEAFEDVVKREGVDRARFLFDQLLVKGAELGVESAYATAKVKKYINSIDVSNQPSYPGDIELEKKIEAVNRWNSTVIVAHANKKDGSIGGHIGTGAGAMTLYEVGFNHFWKAPNENHAGDLIFYQGHLSPIVYARSFLEGRISSEQLDNFRKQAFNGEMAVSSYPHPYLQPTYWQFPTVSMGLGPLQAIYQARFMKYLEARGLAKTSDRRVWAFCGDGEMDEPESIGSITRAGREGLDNLIFVVNCNLQRLDGLVNGNGNIVEELADVFMGAGWNVIKVLWSSDWDKLLNDPKAGKKLQERLSSLNDGQFHTIKAHGGAECRKVVFSGDEDLEALAKDMSDADLAALRRGGHDPLKIYAAYKKATENANGRPTLILPMTVKGYGLGEWGESKNIAHNVKKLDTEALDYIRNRFDVPAKKEDVENYKLIKLDENSPEMKYLHSKRKDLGGYMPARLENNQALEIPHYTDFAKNLLDDSGDREFSTTTAFVRILSTLAKDKKLGKYLVPITVDESRTFGMEGLFRQLGIYNPKGQQYVPEDKQQVMFYKESVDGQILQEGINEQGGFCSWIAAATSYSVHKVPMVPFMIYYSMFGFQRFGDLAWAAGDSMAKGFVIGGTSGRTTLNGEGLQHEDGHSHIQAGLIPNCVSYDPTYAYELAVILHEGMKRMYVDGDKVYYYITVMNENYSHRAMPEGCEDGIIKGLYKLEDNKPAKNHVQLMGSGSILREVEAAAKMLKDEYDISSNIWSMTSANELYREAKNVARTNMLHPTAKKKESYIEKCFKNEQGPVIASTDYIKLYTDQLREFIPHTFVNLGTDGFGRSDTRAALRSFFEVDRYHVVVAALYALSLDGKVKVSEVKEAIKKYNIDPERVAPLYS, encoded by the coding sequence CCCGGGAGATATAGAGTTAGAGAAGAAAATTGAAGCGGTAAACAGATGGAACTCAACTGTTATCGTAGCACATGCTAATAAAAAAGACGGATCAATTGGTGGTCATATAGGTACAGGTGCAGGGGCTATGACTCTGTATGAAGTCGGTTTTAACCATTTTTGGAAAGCTCCAAATGAAAACCATGCAGGTGATTTAATTTTTTACCAAGGACACCTTTCTCCAATAGTTTATGCTCGTTCTTTTCTAGAGGGTAGAATTTCATCTGAGCAATTAGATAACTTCAGAAAACAAGCTTTTAATGGTGAAATGGCTGTTTCTTCTTATCCGCATCCTTATCTACAACCTACATATTGGCAGTTTCCTACAGTTTCTATGGGACTTGGGCCTTTGCAAGCTATTTATCAGGCTAGATTTATGAAATATCTAGAGGCAAGAGGACTAGCTAAAACTTCTGATCGTAGAGTTTGGGCATTTTGTGGTGATGGTGAAATGGATGAGCCAGAATCAATCGGCTCCATTACTAGAGCAGGTCGTGAAGGTTTAGATAATTTAATTTTTGTGGTTAATTGTAACTTACAAAGGTTAGATGGTCTTGTAAATGGTAATGGCAACATTGTCGAAGAGCTAGCAGATGTATTTATGGGTGCAGGCTGGAATGTCATCAAAGTACTATGGAGTAGTGATTGGGACAAATTACTAAATGATCCAAAAGCAGGTAAAAAATTACAAGAAAGATTAAGTTCACTAAATGATGGTCAATTCCACACTATTAAAGCTCACGGTGGAGCAGAGTGTCGTAAAGTGGTATTTAGTGGTGATGAAGACTTAGAAGCTCTAGCAAAAGACATGTCAGATGCTGATTTGGCAGCACTTCGTCGCGGTGGTCATGATCCGCTTAAAATCTACGCTGCTTATAAAAAAGCTACAGAAAATGCAAATGGACGCCCAACTCTTATATTACCAATGACTGTTAAAGGTTATGGCTTAGGTGAGTGGGGAGAGTCTAAAAATATCGCTCATAACGTTAAAAAACTTGATACAGAAGCGTTAGATTATATTAGAAATAGATTTGATGTTCCTGCTAAAAAAGAAGATGTTGAAAATTATAAGCTTATTAAACTAGATGAAAATTCTCCAGAAATGAAATATCTTCATTCTAAGAGAAAAGACTTAGGTGGTTATATGCCTGCTAGGCTTGAGAACAATCAAGCATTAGAAATACCTCACTACACAGATTTTGCTAAAAATCTTTTAGATGATAGTGGTGATAGAGAGTTTTCAACGACTACAGCTTTTGTAAGAATTTTGTCAACGTTAGCAAAAGACAAAAAATTAGGTAAGTATCTTGTACCAATTACAGTTGATGAATCACGTACTTTTGGCATGGAAGGATTATTTAGACAGCTAGGTATTTATAATCCTAAAGGTCAACAATATGTTCCAGAAGACAAGCAACAAGTTATGTTCTACAAAGAATCTGTAGATGGTCAGATTTTACAAGAAGGTATTAATGAACAGGGAGGTTTTTGCTCATGGATAGCAGCAGCAACTTCTTATAGTGTTCATAAGGTGCCAATGGTTCCATTTATGATTTACTATTCTATGTTTGGTTTCCAAAGATTTGGAGACTTGGCATGGGCAGCTGGTGACTCTATGGCAAAAGGTTTTGTTATAGGTGGCACATCTGGTCGTACAACTTTAAATGGCGAAGGTCTACAGCATGAAGATGGTCATAGCCATATCCAAGCTGGATTAATACCAAATTGTGTGTCTTATGATCCAACTTACGCTTACGAGCTCGCTGTTATATTGCATGAAGGTATGAAGAGAATGTATGTTGATGGTGATAAAGTTTATTATTACATCACGGTTATGAATGAGAATTATTCTCATAGAGCTATGCCAGAAGGTTGTGAAGATGGTATTATCAAAGGTTTATATAAGCTAGAAGATAATAAGCCTGCTAAAAATCATGTTCAATTAATGGGTTCTGGTTCTATTCTAAGAGAAGTTGAAGCAGCAGCTAAGATGCTTAAAGATGAGTATGATATTAGCTCAAATATTTGGAGTATGACTAGTGCAAATGAGCTTTATAGAGAGGCTAAAAATGTAGCTAGAACAAATATGCTTCATCCAACAGCTAAGAAAAAAGAAAGCTATATAGAAAAATGCTTTAAAAATGAGCAAGGTCCTGTGATAGCATCTACTGACTATATTAAGCTTTATACAGATCAGTTAAGAGAATTTATACCTCATACATTTGTTAACTTAGGTACAGATGGTTTTGGTAGATCAGATACTAGAGCGGCGCTAAGAAGTTTCTTTGAAGTAGATAGATATCATGTTGTAGTGGCAGCACTTTATGCTTTATCTTTAGATGGTAAAGTTAAAGTAAGTGAAGTAAAAGAAGCTATTAAAAAATATAATATAGATCCAGAGCGTGTAGCTCCATTATACAGCTAA
- the aceF gene encoding pyruvate dehydrogenase complex dihydrolipoyllysine-residue acetyltransferase: MSIEVIKVPDIGDYSEVDVIEVNVSEGDVIAKEDSLITLETDKASMEVPSPVAGKIVKLTVKAGDKVSQGSAIMEVEVAGDEKAQDSKQQQESIQSASDEVSKPQSRASQASSEVIDVKVPDIGDYSEVDVIEVSVKVGDKIEKEDSLITLETDKASMEVPSSVAGEVVEVLTKVGEKVSQGSLILKVKTEGSAPAQASSQPAAAKQEAPKQQAATAPALSSVNEYAVDNSSAHASPAVRKLARILNVDLSKVKATGRKGRVTKEDCYNYIKNAVSQVQSGKVAASGSGLDLLDDPVVDFAKFGEIETLALSRINKISSKNLHRNWVKIPHVTFYDDADVTDLEEFRNAKKAFAEKKGVKITPLSFLVKAAAVALQEFPRFNSSLSNDGESLIVKKYYNIGFAADTPVGLMVPVIKDADKKGIIEISKDIMELAGKARDGKLGAKDMAGATFTISSIGVLGTTAFTPIINMPEVAIMGVSKTAVKPVWNGKEFTPRTMLPLSLSTDHRVIDGALAAKFLTRYCQILSDLREIIM, from the coding sequence ATGTCTATAGAGGTAATTAAAGTACCAGATATTGGTGATTATAGTGAAGTTGATGTGATTGAAGTTAATGTTTCTGAGGGTGATGTTATTGCTAAAGAAGATTCTTTAATTACATTAGAAACAGATAAGGCTAGTATGGAAGTGCCTTCTCCAGTAGCTGGTAAGATAGTTAAATTAACTGTAAAAGCTGGTGATAAAGTTTCACAAGGCTCTGCAATTATGGAAGTAGAAGTTGCAGGTGACGAAAAGGCTCAAGATTCAAAACAACAACAAGAATCCATACAGTCTGCCTCTGATGAGGTATCTAAGCCACAGTCTAGAGCTTCCCAAGCATCTTCAGAAGTTATAGATGTAAAAGTACCAGATATTGGTGACTATAGTGAGGTTGATGTCATAGAGGTATCTGTGAAGGTTGGTGATAAAATTGAAAAAGAAGACTCTCTAATCACATTAGAAACAGATAAAGCTAGTATGGAGGTACCATCTTCAGTAGCAGGTGAAGTTGTTGAAGTTTTAACAAAAGTTGGTGAAAAGGTGTCACAAGGCAGTTTGATACTTAAAGTTAAAACAGAAGGTTCAGCTCCAGCACAAGCTAGTTCACAACCTGCAGCTGCTAAACAAGAGGCGCCTAAACAGCAAGCTGCTACAGCACCAGCATTAAGTTCGGTAAATGAGTATGCTGTAGATAATTCTAGTGCTCATGCTTCACCAGCTGTTAGAAAGCTAGCAAGAATATTAAATGTGGATCTAAGTAAAGTAAAAGCTACAGGTCGTAAAGGTAGAGTTACAAAAGAAGACTGTTATAACTATATTAAAAATGCTGTTAGTCAGGTTCAATCTGGTAAGGTTGCAGCTAGTGGCAGTGGTTTAGATCTTCTAGATGATCCAGTAGTTGATTTTGCTAAGTTTGGTGAGATTGAAACGTTAGCCTTATCAAGAATTAATAAAATTAGCTCAAAAAATCTACATAGAAACTGGGTCAAAATTCCTCATGTTACTTTTTATGATGATGCAGATGTTACAGATCTTGAGGAGTTTAGAAATGCTAAAAAAGCATTTGCTGAAAAGAAAGGTGTGAAAATTACTCCTTTGTCATTCTTGGTTAAAGCAGCTGCAGTTGCATTGCAAGAGTTCCCAAGGTTCAATAGTTCTCTATCTAATGATGGTGAGAGTCTGATTGTTAAAAAGTATTATAATATAGGTTTTGCTGCTGACACTCCTGTTGGTCTTATGGTTCCTGTAATTAAAGATGCTGATAAAAAAGGTATTATTGAAATATCAAAAGATATCATGGAGTTAGCAGGTAAGGCTCGTGATGGTAAGTTAGGTGCAAAAGACATGGCTGGCGCTACATTTACTATCTCAAGTATTGGAGTACTAGGTACTACAGCATTTACACCAATTATTAATATGCCGGAAGTAGCAATTATGGGTGTGTCAAAAACTGCAGTGAAACCAGTTTGGAATGGTAAAGAATTCACCCCAAGAACTATGCTCCCACTGTCTTTATCTACAGATCATAGAGTGATAGATGGTGCGTTAGCTGCGAAGTTCTTAACTAGGTATTGTCAGATATTATCTGATTTACGTGAAATCATAATGTAA